One region of Macrobrachium rosenbergii isolate ZJJX-2024 chromosome 20, ASM4041242v1, whole genome shotgun sequence genomic DNA includes:
- the LOC136849243 gene encoding PE-PGRS family protein PE_PGRS3-like: MKVALVLWLASAWVSTNAGPVSDFDARRIVTQSIPTGSVVTSIQPATPSGQFLSSISDTTQPIRLDAVVREITGSGAEVVSANTVEPSAADFGLITSAIPSITTLNVNRQGNLISAEDDHFSSGELDFDGFDDNDGFRIINSGNSFISQGVGGSVPLSAFVSSTDVSGLGGIGGSVGGGAFGHGGAPAAVGTPLPNFGGAAGFGGSDFGAGGGFGGSDFGAGGGFGGSDFGAGGGFGGADVSFGGASGSVGVPLTAVPLTAVPSTAGPHGGGGVTFASVGGGLGGAGVTLGGVGGDFGGAGVPLDLSGHGGAGVTLGGVDGGLGGGSVGLGGVGGGFGGAGAQLGSAHTGLGGGSVSFGGVGGDFGGVGLPLDASGGLSGAGVSFGNVGGTGLPLGGTGGVLGGGLITSGPAIVSGGSAVTHGGAEIIQADFQQIGGEGQVLGGFSGVLGDSSIGFGLGGPQTLVTHEPVVTSIAAPTSGYLPPSTTFLSSSALPAADYLPPTTFISSPAAPAVNDIFSQDTFISPPTEAILSSPAPTVVPAKSVVTAPITTKISAVTSGVNNLLPTKSIDTPTSTVISAPKAPLLPQLPIKSFSTNGLGALLGSLSTKSITPGQTLGSVLRGLDGQDGIVVVDINSQDIAGTRVSTDDDDLDNFRLDIDSLEDDTASLSIGGGTVTSDAGVSIDTVGISLGDTDTKSVSSLDTTTTAVDTDLFGSAKKALGPKFLFQTPLVDILSTKGRWLGTLIGGLVDLGDAVAKNFNKEKLF; this comes from the coding sequence GTCAATTCCTCTCCTCCATTTCTGACACAACACAGCCAATAAGACTGGATGCAGTTGTGCGCGAGATCACAGGGTCTGGGGCAGAAGTTGTTTCTGCAAACACTGTCGAACCCTCAGCTGCTGATTTCGGACTCATCACATCAGCCATCCCTTCGATAACTACTCTGAATGTGAACAGACAAGGGAATCTCATCTCAGCAGAAGACGATCACTTTTCATCAGGAGAGTTAGACTTTGATGGATTTGATGACAATGATGGATTCAGAATAATTAATTCCGGAAACAGTTTTATTAGCCAAGGAGTGGGAGGGAGTGTCCCACTATCGGCGTTTGTCAGCAGCACTGATGTGTCAGGCCTTGGCGGAATTGGTGGGTCTGTAGGAGGTGGGGCCTTTGGTCATGGCGGGGCACCTGCAGCTGTTGGCACTCCACTGCCAAATTTCGGAGGAGCTGCAGGATTTGGGGGAAGTGACTTTGGTGctggaggaggatttggaggaagTGACTTTGGTGctggaggaggatttggaggaagTGACTTTGGTGCTGGAGGAGGATTTGGTGGAGCTGATGTTAGTTTTGGAGGGGCAAGTGGATCTGTTGGTGTTCCTCTGACAGCTGTCCCTCTGACAGCTGTCCCTAGCACTGCAGGACCTCATGGAGGTGGTGGTGTGACCTTTGCAAGCGTAGGCGGAGGTCTTGGTGGAGCTGGAGTAACACTTGGAGGCGTAGGTGGAGATTTTGGAGGCGCTGGAGTACCACTGGATTTAAGTGGTCATGGTGGTGCTGGAGTAACACTTGGAGGTGTAGATGGAGGTCTTGGAGGTGGAAGTGTAGGTCTAGGGGGCGTAGGTGGAGGTTTTGGTGGAGCCGGAGCACAACTTGGAAGTGCACATACAGGTCTTGGAGGTGGGAGTGTGAGTTTTGGAGGTGTAGGTGGCGATTTTGGTGGCGTTGGATTACCACTGGATGCAAGTGGAGGTCTAAGTGGTGCTGGAGTGAGTTTTGGAAATGTTGGTGGCACTGGATTACCACTTGGAGGTACAGGGGGAGTTCTTGGAGGTGGATTAATTACCTCAGGTCCTGCAATTGTTTCAGGAGGTTCAGCGGTAACTCACGGAGGCGCTGAAATAATTCAGGCAGACTTCCAACAAATAGGTGGGGAGGGTCAAGTACTAGGAGGCTTCTCAGGAGTTTTAGGTGATTCTTCAATTGGTTTTGGTTTGGGAGGACCACAGACTTTGGTAACTCATGAACCTGTAGTGACATCAATAGCAGCTCCAACTAGCGGTTACCTCCCACCTTCAACAACATTCTTATCATCCTCAGCTTTGCCAGCTGCAGATTACCTCCCACCAACAACTTTCATATCATCCCCAGCAGCACCAGCTGTAAATGACATTTTCAGCCAAGATACATTTATATCACCTCCAACTGAAGCGATACTCTCTAGCCCAGCACCAACTGTTGTACCTGCCAAAAGTGTTGTGACTGCCCCAATTACAACCAAAATTTCTGCCGTTACATCAGGTGTGAATAATCTTTTGCCAACAAAGAGTATTGATACTCCTACAAGCACAGTAATCTCGGCTCCAAAAGCGCCACTACTTCCCCAGTTGCCGATTAAGAGCTTTAGTACAAATGGTTTGGGTGCTCTTCTTGGTAGCTTGTCTACCAAGAGTATAACCCCGGGACAAACTCTTGGCAGCGTCCTTCGAGGCCTGGACGGCCAGGATGGTATTGTTGTGGTTGACATTAATTCACAGGACATCGCTGGTACTCGTGTTAGTACCGATGACGATGATTTGGATAACTTCCGCCTTGACATAGATTCACTTGAAGATGACACGGCCAGCTTGTCCATAGGAGGAGGCACAGTAACCTCAGATGCAGGGGTATCCATAGACACCGTTGGTATTTCACTGGGAGACACAGATACGAAATCCGTATCATCCCTAGACACTACGACAACCGCTGTCGATACGGATTTATTTGGATCAGCAAAGAAGGCCCTCGGTCCCAAGTTCTTGTTCCAAACACCACTCGTAGATATACTCTCTACCAAAGGACGGTGGCTGGGGACACTCATTGGAGGCTTAGTCGACCTCGGAGATGCAGTTGCTAAAAACTTCAACAAAGAGAAGCTGTTCTAA